In Gossypium hirsutum isolate 1008001.06 chromosome D01, Gossypium_hirsutum_v2.1, whole genome shotgun sequence, the genomic window ttggtgcaattatactcATGTCAAATATCATTGTTTGTGTATCTAATATATCAACGTAAAATGGTACTAATTTGATAATATtgttagtgatttgtgaaaattgaatcaagtAAGAATTTCTAgtataaaataacacaaaatcaaagttgatatataacattacacattatattaaacaatatattaacttaaatactaaattaaacattgaaactaaattcaaatattaaacaaTAGTAAGATCATGTATGTAAGCATTAGATTATAAAAGAAAATAGCTTTAATTTCTGACGAAGAGATTTGATCTGTTTGACTGACTCCTCTCTCTTTCTTCCCAAAGCCTCTTCCTTTAGGTGTTTCTTTCTTGGTTGGAAGTTGTAAAGCAGCAGCAACTGTAATAGAGTTTTGATGCTCCCACAATCAAGGtctaattttaagtaatttactCACCTTTTGGGTCTGGAATTGAAACTCACCTTTGCTTTCAAGTAACTTATTATTACTACTACACTCTTATAACTTCatctaaaatttaaaacaaaaaagttAAACAAAGAAATCATGCTCCTATTTGTGTTATATTATGTTTCTTCTCTTGTCCCTCTCACTCTCTCCCCACACTGCCCCCCCTTCCTAGCGTAGTAGTGGATGCCTTGGTAATTTAACCAAAACCCCCAACCCATTTTCACCAACTTTCTCTTCAGCTATATAGTGTTTTTATAGAAACTCCCAACCAATTCTAAAACCTGGCCCTTTTGCTCACCCTTTCCGATCCAAACCCACCATTAGCACAGTGGCTCTCTTTGTAATTTAACCCCATTCCAACCCCCTTTTCACATCTCAAAGTTCTCACCCTTCCCTCCCTCTATAGCTTTTAGCCACTAACTCCCCTGCACTACAAATCCCTCTCTAACCCTTTCCTTCCCTTCATCCaaaccacacacacacacacacacactcacAACTCAGAGAAGAGAAGGGGAAGGGAAACAACAATGATGGGGCAAAGGCAACACGTTGTTCTTCTCATTTTCTCAGCTTTTCTTCTCTTCCAAACCTCAAACGCCCATAACGTTACACGTCTGCTTGCAAAGCACCCCTCTTTGTCCACATTCAATCATTACCTCACCCTCACTCACTTAGCTCCCGAGATCAACCGCCGCACCACCATCACTGTCCTTGCCTTAGACAACGCCGCCATGTCTTCCCTCTTGGATAAAAACCCTTCCATTTACACCATCAAGAACATCCTTTCCCTTCATGTCCTCCTTGACTACTTTGGTGCCAAGAAGCTTCACCAAATAAGGAATGGTACTGCACTAGCTGCTACTATGTTCCAAGCTACTGGTGTGGCTACTGGGGTTTCTGGGTTTGTTAATATAACCGATTTTAAAGGTGGGAAAGTTGGTTTTGGAGCTGAAGACAATGGTGGAAGTTTGAATTCCTTTTTTGTTAAATCTGTGGAGGAACTTCCTTACAATATATCTGTGATTCAGATCAGCAAGGCTTTGCCTTCTGTTGTAGCTGAGGCTCCTACTCCAGGGCCAAGTGAGCTGAATATCACTGGCATTATGTCAGCACATGGGTGTAAAGTGTTTGCTGATACCCTTTTGGCTAACCCTGAAGCCATGGGAACATATGAGGTAAgctgaattttttttgtaaactaATTATAGCAGTTTGCTTTAAAATGTTGGGATAAGGATTTGATCATTGAGGCTGATTATAGAGGAAAAAAGGTAGAAACTGGAAAGTGTTCATTTTGGGCCGTTTGATTGAGTGGTGATGGTGGGATTTTAGTTTGAAATGTAAATGTTGAAAGAAATAGTGTAAAAAGCAAATTAAAAAGATATGCTAATGGCATAAGATACTGTTTATCTTTACTCTTTAAATtgctaattttatttttcaaaaggcAAGGTTTTGTAGGAGAGTGGGGTAGGTGCATTTTTAATCCAAGTGCATGACAATGACATCTtaagatttttcaaatttcaaattttgtttttgatgTGAATTTTGTAGACAAGGTCTAATCCAGATCTGGGTTTGCTTCTTTTTCCCCAATTAGATGCAATGGTCCATTATAGAGCATGCTCATTATGTTCTGGACTTAACAACATGCAGTAAATGCAAGAGATAACTGTTGTACACATTGACGCGATGATAGTGGTAGTTTATATATGGAGTGGTCATTGTGACATTAATAGAATCTTGAAGTAATAGCATGAATTGGTACCTAGGAAGAGGTAGTGTACTAATATTTTGCTATGTCATTTACTTTGCCCCTAGTGTGTTGTGAGCTGTATTGTAATATATAAAATTGTTGAGGTTTTGCTTGTTTGTTACTTCTAGGATAATGTTAATGGAGGATTGACTGTGTTCTGCCCTATGGATGATCCATTCAAAGCCTTTTTACCAAAGTACAAGAACTTGACAGCTTCTAAGAAAGCATCTTTCCTCGAATTCTTCGGTGTGCCTGTGTACCAATCTTTGTCCATGTTGAAGTCCAACAATGGACTCATGAACACATTAGCTACCGACGGAGCCAGCAAGTTCGATTTCACCGTGCAAAATGAGGGTGAGGAGGTGACACTAAAGACCAGGGTTAACACTGCCAAAATAACTGGGACTCTGATCGACGAGCAGCCAGTGGCAATTTATACAATCGATAAAGTGTTGCTGCCTAAAGAATTGTTCAAGGCAGCTCTTAGTCCAGCCCCAGCCCCTGCCCCAGAGGAGGCAGCAGATGCTCCAAAGGGATCTAAATCCAAAACCAAGTCCAAGTCTAAGACTAAGTCTAAGGCAGCACCAACACCGGATTCAGACTCACCAGCTGAGTCACCAGATGATGACCCAGCTGATCAGGTAGCTGATGATGATAATGCTGCTATGTGTTTTGGGGCTGAAAGGCTTGCTGTTGTTGGATTGAGCTTCTTGTTAGTGTTTTTCTTGTTGTAAGTGATGCCTGATATGAGGCTAACTTATTAGTCGCCATCAGTGTGgttactctttttttcttttggtacTGTTTGTTTTGTAGTGTGTGATGAGTATTTTTGTGTTGTTATATTCGCTCGAGTAAATGCAaattgtgatgttagttgatagcAGTTAAGTTTTGTTGGTATGATTTTTCTTTTGAACTTTAAAGTAACAAAATGTTAAGGAAAAATTGTGTTCTAATGTAATCACGATACCATTTATGGACGGTTCATCACATTGATGATCAGCATTCAGCAGCATCATGTAAAGGGTTACCcaacatttttattcatttaagaACATCGcatataataataagaataattacaTGCTATTATTTATTATGATAAAATGTTAGGTCACATTAAAAgtgatttaatttagttaatgttTACGGATTAGACAGTAATGTTAATGTTTTGGGTTATCAAATTACACATACGGAACTTTTATGACATCCCATCTTCAAGAAAAAGAGCCATGTTTCTGCATCTAGTTTTGTTTTCTATTATTTGACATGACGGATCTTGATATATTAAGGTTAGGGTTATCAAAGTTTTTATGGTTCTAACAAATAGCATCCGTGCCTCGTCATGTTGAACCATTGAGAATGAAttgatttcttattatttttggattaatttattcttaaaattttataagttcaTGCCAAATCTTTTAAATATCTAGGACAGTTTGAGTATTGAGAATGAAATTATTAGgaagtttttaaattttgattatatatttggTAGTTTATGTTTGCAGTTTGAAAAACCTTTTCAAGTGTGGCAgacatatatattttagaattataGTAAGGCAGTGTAAGTATGGTTACATTAGAAGCTGTATCTTTTAGAAATATATATgcgatgatatattaattcatttGTGTGATTTTTTTTCCTGCTGATCAAACCCACGATTTTTATTCTGAAATTCTAATCTTGTTATTGTGTTTTACTAAATGATAAACTAGTTAATCTTATATATGCTACTATGGTTTATGATAATATATCAATTGAATTCTATTAATACTAAAATTATACCTGGTATATTATCtatctttttgttattattttatttgataatggtTACGAGTTTTGATCTTTGAACTTAAGTTGTTATATTTGTCTGTCTATTGACACGgtttcttcttctttaatttttttggttttgtttttggaGTGATCTGTTTTTCAGTCTTATTCGTGATGGAGGAAGACTTGGCTAATCTGAATTTGATTGATGAGGAAGAGGATGCGTTTCAGGAGGATGCTGTGGTGGTTGATTAGAATTATCATCTTAGTTTGGTGGGACGTTGTTTGACTGATAGTGTTGTTCGTTTTCCCTCTTCATGAAATACTATGGTTGATCTGTGGCATCCTATTAGGGTAATTTGTATTTCAAATTTGGGAGAGAAACAgttcatttttcaattttttcatcaGGTTGACGTTCAAAGAGTACTAGCGGGAACACCATGGTTCTTTAACAATCACTTATTATTGCTCCATAGGATTTAGTCGGGGGAAAATCCGTTGTTAGTTCCGTTACATCTATCGAAATTCTGGGTTCAAATTCATGATCTCCCCCGGGTTTGATGACAGAATCTATGGCCAAACAATTTGGGGATTTTCTGGGACAGTTTCTTGACTATGATACATCGTTCCTGTCGatgggttttcaaaatt contains:
- the LOC107922285 gene encoding fasciclin-like arabinogalactan protein 1 precursor (The RefSeq protein has 2 substitutions compared to this genomic sequence), whose product is MMGQRQHVVLLIFSAFLLFQTSNAHNVTRLLAKHPSLSTFNHYLTLTHLAPEINRRTTITVLALDNAAMSSLLDKNPSIYTIKNILSLHVLLDYFGAKKLHQIRNGTALAATMFQATGVATGVSGFVNITDFKGGKVGFGAEDNGGSLNSFFVKSVEELPYNISVIQISKALPSVVAEAPTPGPSELNITGIMSAHGCKVFADTLLANPEAMGTYEDNVNGGLTVFCPMDDPFKAFLPKYKNLTASKKASFLEFFGVPVYQSLSMLKSNSGLMNTLATDGASKFDFTVQNEGEEVTLKTRVNTAKITGTLIDEQPVAIYTIDKVLMPKELFKAALSPAPAPAPEEAADAPKGSKSKTKSKSKTKSKAAPTPDSDSPAESPDDDPADQVADDDNAAMCFGAERLAVVGLSFLLVFFLL